In a genomic window of Cyanobacterium sp. T60_A2020_053:
- a CDS encoding BtpA/SgcQ family protein: MITETIFGKKNPIIGVVHLLPLPTSARWNGDLHGVMERAEQEATALAAGGVDGIIVENFFDAPFAKNQVDPAVISAMTLIVDRIMNLVMLPIGLNVLRNDGMTGMAIASCVGAKFIRVNVYTGAMVTDQGIIEGQAQQLQRYKRELGQDVAIFADVLVKHAYPLGVGADLVTAVQDTVERGLADGVIISGGATGLPPSLDDLKSAQQAVRGTPVLIGSGADVDNIAELMTGADGVIVASSLKRHGNIQETIDPTRVSQFVEAVRVMDNG, from the coding sequence ATGATAACTGAAACAATCTTTGGCAAGAAAAATCCCATTATTGGGGTAGTACATTTATTGCCCTTACCCACTTCGGCTCGTTGGAATGGCGATTTACACGGCGTTATGGAAAGGGCTGAACAGGAAGCAACTGCTTTAGCAGCTGGGGGAGTTGATGGTATTATTGTGGAAAATTTTTTTGATGCTCCTTTTGCTAAAAATCAAGTTGATCCAGCTGTTATTAGTGCCATGACTTTGATTGTAGATCGGATTATGAATTTAGTGATGTTACCAATTGGTTTAAATGTTCTCCGTAATGATGGTATGACGGGGATGGCTATCGCTTCTTGTGTGGGGGCTAAGTTTATTCGGGTTAATGTCTATACGGGCGCTATGGTGACGGATCAAGGTATTATTGAAGGTCAGGCTCAACAGTTACAGCGATATAAGCGTGAATTGGGGCAGGATGTGGCAATTTTTGCGGATGTGTTGGTTAAACACGCTTATCCCCTCGGAGTGGGGGCTGATTTGGTAACGGCGGTTCAAGATACGGTAGAAAGGGGGTTGGCGGATGGGGTGATTATTTCTGGCGGTGCAACGGGCTTACCTCCTAGTTTAGATGATTTAAAGTCGGCACAACAGGCTGTTAGAGGTACGCCTGTTTTGATTGGTAGTGGTGCTGATGTGGATAATATTGCTGAGTTGATGACGGGCGCTGATGGGGTAATTGTGGCTAGTTCTTTAAAACGTCATGGTAATATTCAAGAAACTATTGACCCCACTAGGGTTTCTCAATTTGTGGAGGCGGTGAGGGTAATGGACAATGGATAA
- a CDS encoding ankyrin repeat domain-containing protein — MNILATIHQAVKENNLVLVQSLLLKDCNVNVVDDRHNIPLIYAVWRKNFSMVELLLKSGADVNFRNHPHLMSPLLYASALHLNHICRLLIRYGADVNLTNNDDTSPLMIASYRGYGEIVAMLVDAGASINHQDLDGDNPLYLAIKANHASIVSFLVKKGADFYTGEGALNTAIDYNNTSLVKTLLNQDIDVNRGNRDDFTPLMNACGQGNIKIVTMLLDKGADVNLQDIDGETALHLACLEGHFHLVKLLLKRGALVNVINRQKDTPLFIACLQGHGEIVAELLKYGANPNHSNHQETPLSIATVNNYLDIIYILLKEGANPNARLADGKTVLMKMCDQNNLDMIRCLLQYGADVNLVDKGGGTALMWSAHRGHLEGVKLLVEVKGINIDHRNNQGHTAESLAEYNQFHQVAEFLKEH, encoded by the coding sequence AGTGTGGCGCAAAAATTTCTCGATGGTGGAGTTGTTGTTAAAGTCGGGTGCTGATGTTAATTTTCGTAATCATCCTCATTTAATGTCACCTTTGCTTTATGCCAGCGCCCTTCACCTCAACCATATATGTCGGTTGCTCATTAGATATGGTGCTGATGTTAATTTAACTAATAATGATGATACTTCACCGTTAATGATTGCCTCTTATCGAGGTTATGGGGAAATAGTGGCAATGTTAGTTGATGCTGGTGCTTCTATTAATCACCAAGATTTGGATGGTGATAATCCTTTATACCTCGCTATCAAGGCTAATCATGCTTCTATTGTGTCATTTTTAGTTAAGAAGGGGGCTGATTTTTATACGGGGGAGGGCGCTTTAAATACTGCCATTGACTACAATAATACTTCTTTGGTTAAAACTTTATTAAATCAAGATATTGACGTTAATCGAGGTAATCGAGATGATTTTACCCCCTTAATGAATGCTTGTGGGCAAGGCAATATAAAAATTGTCACGATGTTGTTGGATAAGGGTGCAGATGTTAATTTACAGGATATTGATGGGGAAACTGCACTTCATTTAGCTTGTTTGGAGGGACATTTTCATTTAGTTAAGTTATTACTAAAAAGAGGGGCGCTGGTGAATGTAATTAATCGACAAAAGGATACTCCTTTATTCATTGCTTGTTTACAAGGGCATGGAGAAATTGTGGCAGAATTATTGAAATATGGTGCCAATCCTAATCATAGTAATCACCAAGAAACGCCTTTAAGTATCGCCACTGTTAATAATTATCTTGATATTATCTATATTCTTTTGAAGGAGGGCGCTAATCCTAACGCTCGTTTGGCTGATGGTAAAACAGTTTTAATGAAAATGTGCGATCAAAATAATCTGGATATGATTCGTTGTTTATTACAATATGGTGCTGATGTAAATTTAGTAGATAAAGGGGGAGGCACCGCTTTGATGTGGTCTGCTCACCGAGGACATTTAGAAGGTGTTAAATTATTAGTTGAAGTAAAAGGTATTAACATTGATCATCGTAATAATCAAGGGCATACGGCAGAAAGTTTGGCAGAATATAATCAATTTCATCAAGTAGCTGAGTTTTTAAAAGAGCATTAG